In Sutterella faecalis, a genomic segment contains:
- a CDS encoding alanine/glycine:cation symporter family protein has protein sequence MDFLSSIVGSINDVLWSYVLIILLVGCGLWFSARTGFVQIRHVGEMFRLLGDGSARKAREGHISTFQAFCVSTASRVGVGNIAGIAIAVVVGGPGAVFWMWVIAILGAATGFVESTLAQIYKAPRKGGGYVGGPAYYIGNVLGSPFFAWLFAVLLAVTYGLIFNSVQSNTIALSLKTSLSADPWYTGLVIAVLTGLVIFGGLTRIAKVVGMLVPVMAGAYLLVALIVTVMNITLVPDVLKLIVSSAFSFDSAMGAGFGLAVMTGVKRGLFSNEAGMGSVPNAAATADASHPVKQGLVQALGVFVDTLMVCTASAMIVLLSPDWQGSGLTGIELAQHALTGQLGGWTNIFMTVMILFFAFSSIIGNYFYGEVNMDFISRFKGAVWIYRALVVCMVFFGAVASLDLVWSLADLFMALMAMLNLGAILLLGRYAFIAQKDYFRQKAEGIAEPEFDPAILPSQKGILAWPRKGED, from the coding sequence TTGGATTTTCTCAGCAGCATTGTCGGTTCGATCAACGACGTTCTCTGGTCCTACGTTCTCATCATCCTTCTCGTCGGATGCGGTCTTTGGTTCTCGGCGAGGACCGGCTTCGTGCAGATCCGCCATGTGGGCGAAATGTTCCGGCTCCTCGGCGACGGTTCCGCGCGCAAGGCCCGCGAAGGTCATATCTCCACGTTTCAGGCGTTCTGCGTTTCCACAGCCTCGCGCGTCGGCGTCGGCAACATTGCCGGCATTGCGATTGCGGTCGTCGTGGGCGGCCCGGGCGCCGTCTTCTGGATGTGGGTGATCGCAATCCTGGGCGCTGCCACGGGGTTCGTCGAATCAACGCTCGCTCAGATCTATAAGGCGCCGAGAAAGGGCGGGGGCTACGTGGGCGGACCCGCCTACTACATCGGCAATGTGCTGGGGTCTCCCTTCTTTGCCTGGCTCTTTGCCGTGCTTCTCGCCGTTACCTACGGCCTCATCTTCAACAGCGTCCAGTCCAATACCATCGCGCTCTCGCTCAAGACGTCGCTGAGCGCCGATCCCTGGTACACGGGGCTTGTCATCGCGGTCCTTACCGGTCTCGTGATCTTCGGCGGCCTTACCCGCATCGCGAAGGTGGTCGGCATGCTCGTTCCGGTGATGGCCGGCGCCTATCTTCTGGTGGCGCTCATCGTGACCGTGATGAACATCACGCTGGTTCCCGATGTGCTGAAGCTCATCGTTTCGAGCGCCTTCAGCTTCGATTCCGCCATGGGCGCGGGCTTTGGTCTTGCCGTCATGACGGGCGTGAAGCGCGGTCTCTTTTCGAACGAAGCCGGCATGGGTTCGGTGCCGAATGCGGCCGCCACCGCCGACGCCTCTCACCCGGTGAAGCAGGGACTGGTGCAGGCGCTCGGCGTCTTCGTCGACACGCTGATGGTCTGCACGGCCTCGGCAATGATTGTGCTCCTCTCGCCCGACTGGCAGGGGTCGGGCCTTACGGGCATTGAACTCGCGCAGCATGCGCTCACGGGACAGCTGGGCGGCTGGACCAACATCTTCATGACCGTGATGATCCTCTTCTTCGCCTTCAGCTCCATCATCGGCAACTATTTCTACGGCGAAGTGAACATGGACTTCATCAGCCGCTTCAAGGGGGCGGTCTGGATCTATCGCGCGCTCGTCGTCTGCATGGTCTTCTTCGGCGCCGTGGCGAGCCTCGACCTTGTCTGGAGCTTGGCCGACCTCTTCATGGCGCTGATGGCCATGCTCAACCTCGGCGCCATTCTGCTCCTCGGGCGCTACGCCTTCATTGCCCAGAAGGACTACTTCCGTCAGAAGGCGGAAGGCATCGCCGAGCCGGAATTCGATCCGGCCATTCTTCCCTCGCAGAAGGGGATTCTCGCCTGGCCGAGAAAAGGTGAGGACTGA
- a CDS encoding ammonia-forming cytochrome c nitrite reductase subunit c552, which translates to MKSQHMFTALAAAMLSLGAYSTAANAADLANCTVCHSNITKAHAGAAHKDVACTSCHTGLDEHLKKPSARPTVNMDPANCGACHQPQYTSLYKDEGRPARQSKKAAGGPAPDPFFDRALGAHGFTKEHDLPRAHTWMAIDQFIVDRAFGGRFEPKDGWLYTTLEGGKSYKVWDVLKDNYPDNNTQKAHKPGTAAAGNGVCWSCKSADLMLDWAYMGDKVEGATFNRGSNPVDVVRKVNHALNCNFCHDPHTAQPRIIRDALIDAVTRDNKDVPNVWKSVAAHPTKVDVKDFGMRGFTRKVGYLERPDANLMCAQCHVEYVCNPGFNGKTGEKVGFDNRWTNLFPFVNADQIEEYYDKVPFRDFKHNVTGASLIKMQHPDAETFFGSVHDKVGATCQTCHMPKVKDEKTGKMYTLHWATSPRHYMKETCLTCHKDKTEKQMNLAIDAMKGHFEGKVREAESRMNDMFDAFDLAIAAGVDQKTLDEARKLHASAHVNWEYWTAANGAYFHNPELATRSLAKSAKAASDAAALLRKAVAAKAQAKK; encoded by the coding sequence ATGAAGTCTCAGCATATGTTTACCGCGCTCGCCGCCGCCATGCTCTCCCTTGGAGCGTATTCCACCGCCGCGAACGCTGCAGATCTCGCCAACTGCACGGTCTGCCACTCGAACATCACCAAAGCCCACGCCGGCGCCGCCCACAAGGACGTCGCCTGCACGTCGTGCCATACGGGGCTTGACGAACATCTGAAGAAGCCCTCGGCCCGCCCGACCGTCAACATGGATCCGGCCAACTGCGGCGCCTGCCATCAGCCCCAGTACACGTCGCTCTACAAGGACGAAGGCCGTCCCGCCCGTCAGTCGAAGAAGGCTGCCGGCGGCCCCGCGCCTGACCCGTTCTTCGACCGTGCGCTCGGCGCTCACGGCTTCACGAAGGAGCATGACCTTCCGCGCGCCCACACCTGGATGGCGATCGACCAGTTCATCGTTGACCGCGCCTTCGGCGGCCGCTTTGAGCCGAAGGACGGCTGGCTCTACACGACGCTTGAGGGCGGGAAGTCCTACAAGGTCTGGGATGTCCTGAAGGACAACTATCCGGACAACAACACCCAGAAGGCGCATAAGCCCGGCACCGCTGCCGCCGGCAACGGCGTTTGCTGGAGCTGCAAGTCGGCCGACCTGATGCTCGACTGGGCCTACATGGGCGACAAGGTTGAAGGCGCCACCTTCAATCGCGGCTCGAACCCCGTCGACGTGGTCCGCAAGGTCAACCACGCGCTCAACTGCAACTTCTGCCACGATCCGCATACGGCGCAGCCGCGCATCATCCGCGACGCGCTCATTGACGCCGTCACGCGCGACAACAAGGACGTTCCGAACGTCTGGAAGTCCGTTGCGGCTCATCCGACCAAGGTCGACGTGAAGGACTTCGGCATGCGCGGCTTCACCCGCAAGGTGGGCTACCTCGAACGTCCGGATGCGAACCTCATGTGCGCTCAGTGCCACGTTGAATACGTCTGCAACCCGGGCTTCAACGGCAAGACGGGCGAAAAGGTGGGCTTCGACAACCGCTGGACCAACCTCTTCCCGTTCGTCAATGCCGACCAGATCGAGGAGTACTACGACAAGGTTCCGTTCCGCGACTTCAAGCACAACGTGACGGGCGCTTCCCTCATCAAGATGCAGCACCCGGATGCGGAAACCTTCTTCGGTTCCGTGCATGACAAGGTGGGCGCTACCTGCCAGACCTGCCATATGCCGAAGGTGAAGGACGAGAAGACGGGCAAGATGTACACCCTCCACTGGGCTACCTCGCCGCGTCACTACATGAAGGAAACGTGCCTTACCTGCCATAAGGACAAGACCGAGAAGCAGATGAATCTCGCGATCGACGCGATGAAGGGTCACTTCGAAGGCAAGGTCCGCGAGGCCGAATCCCGCATGAACGACATGTTCGACGCCTTTGATCTCGCGATCGCCGCCGGCGTTGACCAGAAGACCCTCGACGAAGCCAGAAAGCTCCACGCTTCCGCTCACGTCAACTGGGAATACTGGACGGCTGCGAACGGCGCCTACTTCCACAATCCTGAACTCGCCACGCGCAGTCTCGCGAAGAGCGCCAAGGCCGCGAGCGACGCCGCCGCTCTCCTGAGAAAGGCTGTTGCCGCCAAGGCTCAGGCCAAGAAGTAA
- the ccmI gene encoding c-type cytochrome biogenesis protein CcmI has translation MSNPWILYAVCAVMLIIALAALLPTIFRAKEAETEDVRNARAESFVSEALRAEKAQLDSDYADGRLDQAHYDAMLADLRRRILEEQKPALNDEEKKLERAPLKATRGELAAIVIALVTFVSVGSYWFLGSPEMLELAQAQKVLQGTASAESIETYLEKAPKDGRAWVLLAHRKIDEGDFRTASRAYKAARDSSEKIARDPDVMLEYGAAVLTAKETELYADAYKALNEALVMKAGDPRAEQLALMGAVAIEDWSGAASLVRNMIQKMPPDSPDYMQAEQTLRMLESRAQRKAETKAKP, from the coding sequence ATGTCTAATCCCTGGATCCTCTACGCCGTCTGCGCGGTGATGCTCATCATCGCCCTTGCGGCGCTCCTTCCGACCATCTTCCGCGCTAAAGAGGCGGAAACGGAAGACGTCCGCAATGCGCGTGCGGAATCCTTTGTGAGCGAGGCGCTCCGAGCCGAGAAGGCGCAGCTCGACAGCGACTATGCGGACGGGAGGCTCGATCAGGCGCACTACGACGCGATGCTCGCCGACCTCCGGCGCCGCATTCTGGAAGAGCAGAAGCCTGCTTTGAACGACGAGGAAAAGAAGCTCGAGCGCGCGCCGCTCAAGGCAACGCGCGGAGAGCTCGCCGCCATCGTGATTGCGCTCGTCACCTTTGTTTCCGTCGGAAGCTACTGGTTCCTGGGGTCTCCTGAAATGCTCGAGCTCGCGCAGGCGCAGAAGGTGCTTCAGGGCACGGCTTCGGCAGAGTCGATCGAGACCTATCTTGAAAAAGCTCCGAAGGACGGGCGCGCCTGGGTGCTTCTTGCGCATCGGAAAATCGACGAAGGCGACTTCAGAACCGCGTCGCGGGCCTATAAGGCAGCGCGCGATTCGTCCGAGAAGATCGCGCGCGACCCTGACGTGATGCTTGAATACGGCGCTGCCGTTCTGACGGCTAAGGAAACGGAGCTTTATGCAGATGCCTATAAGGCATTGAATGAAGCGCTGGTGATGAAGGCCGGCGACCCGAGGGCCGAACAGCTTGCGCTCATGGGGGCGGTAGCGATCGAAGACTGGTCGGGCGCGGCATCGCTCGTGAGAAATATGATTCAGAAGATGCCGCCCGACAGCCCCGACTACATGCAGGCCGAGCAGACGCTGAGGATGCTTGAGTCGCGTGCTCAGAGGAAGGCGGAGACGAAGGCAAAGCCCTGA
- a CDS encoding catalase, giving the protein MKNPIQTARHFASRLFTAFGAPVADNNNVMTAGPRGPMLLQDVWFLEKLAHFDREVIPERRMHAKGSGAFGTFRVTNDITRYTKAKIFEKVGKETPLFIRFSTVAGERGAADAERDIRGFAVKFYTEEGNWDLVGNNTPVFFLRDPLKFPDLNHVVKRDPRTNLHSNTYQWDFWTQIPEALHQITIVMSDRGIPKSYRHMHGFGSHTFSFINAENERFWVKFHLKCQQGIENLTDEEAAAIIGSDRESHQRDLYEAIERGDFPKWKMYVQVMPEADADKVPYHPFDLTKVWPHADYPLIEVGELELNRNPENYFQDVEQAAFNPANIVPGIGFSPDRMLQGRLFAYGDAQRYRLGVNHWQIPVNKARGCPFLAMFHRDGAMRIENQASDITYEPNTFGAFAETPSAREPDLALSGAAQHYDFREYDNDFYTQAGNLFRLLPAAEKERLFANTARAMAGVPDAIRTLHAAHCWLADKAYGEGIAKALKLELSAVEKRAEEELQRFAR; this is encoded by the coding sequence ATGAAGAACCCCATCCAAACGGCCCGCCATTTTGCCAGCCGCCTCTTTACGGCCTTCGGCGCCCCCGTCGCCGACAACAACAACGTCATGACGGCCGGCCCCCGCGGCCCCATGCTTCTCCAGGATGTCTGGTTCCTAGAGAAGCTCGCGCACTTTGACCGTGAAGTGATCCCCGAGCGCCGCATGCATGCGAAAGGCTCCGGAGCGTTCGGCACCTTCCGCGTAACGAACGACATCACCCGCTACACCAAGGCGAAAATCTTTGAGAAAGTCGGCAAGGAAACGCCGCTCTTCATCCGCTTCTCAACCGTTGCGGGCGAGCGCGGCGCAGCAGATGCCGAGCGCGATATCCGAGGCTTCGCCGTCAAGTTTTATACCGAGGAAGGCAACTGGGACCTGGTCGGAAACAACACGCCGGTCTTCTTTCTGCGTGATCCGCTCAAGTTCCCCGACCTCAACCATGTCGTGAAGCGCGATCCCCGGACGAACCTTCACTCCAACACCTATCAATGGGATTTCTGGACGCAGATTCCTGAAGCGCTCCATCAGATCACAATCGTCATGAGCGACCGCGGCATACCGAAGAGCTACCGCCATATGCACGGCTTCGGGTCCCATACCTTCTCCTTCATCAACGCCGAAAACGAACGCTTCTGGGTGAAGTTCCATCTCAAGTGCCAGCAGGGCATTGAAAACCTGACGGACGAAGAGGCGGCCGCGATCATCGGCAGCGACCGCGAATCGCACCAGCGCGACCTCTATGAAGCCATCGAGCGCGGCGACTTCCCGAAATGGAAGATGTACGTTCAGGTGATGCCTGAAGCCGATGCCGACAAGGTTCCCTACCATCCCTTCGACCTGACGAAGGTCTGGCCGCATGCGGACTATCCGCTCATTGAAGTGGGCGAACTCGAACTCAACCGCAACCCTGAAAACTACTTCCAGGATGTCGAGCAGGCAGCCTTCAACCCGGCAAACATTGTTCCCGGGATCGGCTTCTCACCCGACCGCATGCTGCAGGGCCGACTCTTTGCATACGGCGACGCCCAGCGCTACCGCCTCGGCGTCAACCATTGGCAGATTCCGGTGAACAAAGCCCGCGGCTGCCCCTTCCTCGCGATGTTCCACCGCGACGGCGCGATGCGCATTGAAAATCAGGCGAGCGACATCACCTACGAACCCAACACCTTCGGCGCCTTTGCGGAAACGCCGTCTGCCCGGGAACCCGATTTGGCACTTTCGGGCGCTGCGCAGCACTACGATTTCCGCGAGTACGACAATGACTTCTACACGCAGGCGGGGAATCTCTTCAGGCTTCTCCCTGCCGCAGAGAAGGAACGGCTCTTTGCCAACACGGCCCGCGCAATGGCCGGCGTCCCCGACGCCATCCGCACGCTTCATGCGGCCCATTGCTGGCTTGCCGACAAGGCTTACGGCGAAGGGATTGCGAAGGCTCTGAAGCTTGAACTTTCCGCCGTAGAAAAGCGTGCTGAAGAAGAGCTTCAGCGCTTCGCAAGATAA